A single region of the Triticum dicoccoides isolate Atlit2015 ecotype Zavitan chromosome 2B, WEW_v2.0, whole genome shotgun sequence genome encodes:
- the LOC119363023 gene encoding uncharacterized protein LOC119363023, with amino-acid sequence MKAVAGHQYHGVHPPSPTPATKISIPVSAGGGAEVALLGKGRYKAWTLAAIALLALWSMFAASVTLRWSSGDLAAAPWDLSSPLLDGLDPLEMEEREKLVRRMWDLYTRTGDHVWLPRFWQEAFEAAYEELAGDDTPASDAAVSEIARMAIHRPELEQGRNNN; translated from the exons ATGAAGGCCGTCGCCGGGCACCAGTACCACGGCGTCCACccaccctcgccgacgccggcgacTAAGATCTCCATTCCTGTCTCCGCCGGCGGGGGCGCGGAGGTGGCGCTGCTCGGGAAGGGGCGGTACAAGGCATGGACCCTCGCCGCCATCGCCCTCCTCGCGCTCTGGTCCATGTTCGCCGCCTCCGTCACCCTCCGCTGGTCCTCCGGCGACCTTGCCGCTGCTCCCTGGGACTTGAGTAGTCCCCTCCTCGACGGCCTCGACCCGCTC GAGATGGAGGAAAGGGAGAAACTAGTGCGCCGGATGTGGGACTTGTACACGCGCACTGGTGATCATGTATGGCTTCCGCGGTTCTGGCAAGAAGCATTTGAGGCTGCATATGAGGAGCTTGCTGGTGATGATACGCCTGCAAGTGACGCAGCTGTATCGGAGATTGCTCGCATGGCAATTCACAGGCCTGAGCTTGAGCAGGGACGTAATAATAATTAG